TCTTGGTCTGCAGTGTGGCGGCCGTCCAATTTTGAGGAATCAACACACTTAAAAAGTAGCGGTTTTGCACACCGGCCCAAATCCACTCTTTACTGGAAACAGGAGATTTATCTTTAGACGTAAACTTGACCAAAGTAGGGTGCTTTTTCCCTTCTTCCTGCATCAAATATACGGCTTTTGACTCACGTGCGTTATCCTTCAACTCACTTTTTACGGTAGATAAACCGGGCCCAAAGTTAAAAGAAAATGCCGGTAAGGTAATATCTTTGTTTGTTTTATTGGCAAAAGTAATATTGACGTGATTGATACCGTTTTCCGCAAAGGTATAGGTTTTTTCCATCACCACACCGCCGGCTAAATCACCCGCAAAAGTAATGGTATCTTTTGTGCGTTTGGTTTCACGGAAATCGACTTGCGGTAAGGTGGTCAAATACCCTTCCCCTTTATAAGGAGTCAGGTTAACATCACCCAATACATCTTTGAACAAATATTCTTTGATACCAGCGCCTTTAGATGTAAAAGTAATCTGAGCAACTGGAGATTGGAAGGTAATTAATTCTTCCGGTAATGCGGTTTTTTGAGTTTTAACAACAGATGCGGAAGACTCCGCCATAGCCAATTCTTGTTGAGTCTTGGCCAAAGCTTCTTCAGCGGCTTTTTGCTCTGCTTGTACACGAGGCACGACAACAAATTGATTATACCCCGTAAACAACAGCATAAAAAATACCGCTGCAAGTAAAAATTTTCTATCCATAAAAACCTCTGAAAATAGGCCGCTTGAGCGGCGGGCTTCTTTTCAGTAGGCTTTCAAACACGGAAAAGCGGGCTCTAAGGTACCGGATCGTATCCGCCCGGATGAAAAGGGTGGCATTTTAATACTCTGATAAGAGATAGCCACACTCCCTTAAAAACCCCATGTTTGGTTATTGCCTCTTTGGCATATTGACTGCAGGTAGGCGTAAAACGACACACCCCTCTCGGCCCCAACAAAGGCCGAACCAACAGCATAAAAACGCTAAGTAAAAATAGCAATAAATTCTTGCCCATCAGCGAAATTTTATTCATTTTGGGCACCGTAGCTCTGAATAGTTTGTTGAGCTTGTAATAATCCGGCCCTTTGGCACACCGCCAACAGGGCTTTTTCAGCCATGTTCAACGTGGCTAAGGTCTCGCTGTTGCGGGGACTGAAAATATAATACACCCCGCCTGATAATCTTTCCCGGTTAAGTCTGAAAGCTTCCCGCAGAAGCCGTTTTACGCGGTTTCTGACTACCGCGTGTCCTAACTTTCTAGATACAACTAGCCCCAAACGTCTTTGCTCTGTTCCCAGAGGGGCAGGCTTCCACCATAGCACAAGGCCGGGGCCTTGTATACGTTTACCGTCATGAATGGTACTCTTAAAATCGTTTTTAAGATGCAGACGGCAACCTCTGGGGAAGCCCTGGGAACTCATATGCTAAGCACGAATCAATTCGTGGCGGCCTTTGGCTCTTCTGGCGCTGAGGACTTTGCGTCCACCGGCGGTAGCCATACGGGCGCGGAATCCGATGTGTTTAGCTCTTTTGGCTTTATTAGGTCTGTATGTAGGTAGCATGCTTCTTTTTATACGAGCGGAGCAAAATACTCAAGCTCATATACTCCTGTTATTAAGTTAAATTCTCCTCTGCGGCGCAACTCACGCGGCAAAAAGGACCTATATATTATAGCTTATCAAAACGCAACTGTCCAACAGGATTTTTATTTTCCCTCTGTTTTACACAATGCGCTAAGAAATTTGCTACATTTATTATATGATATTTACAGATTCAGGTATTGTGCTTTTTCGTCAAGACTTTCGCGAAGCAGACCGCGTGATTGCGCTTTATACGTTAGAACATGGGCGCATCAACCTGCGTTTGCCGGGTGTTAACCGCGCCAAAGGAAAGTTAAAGGCTTTTAGCGAGCCTTTTACCTGCGCTACGTATCGTATTTATACTAAAAGAGCCAATGTAATGGGAACCGTCACCGGTGGAAAATTAGAACACATTTTCCCCTCTATTCGTACGGATTTGAAACGCCAAACACTAGCCTTGCATTTTTGTGAGTTGATGATGCGCCTTACCCCAATGCATCAACCCAGCGCTGAAAAGTACCGCCTTTTATTGCAGGCTTTGACAGAGCTTGAGTTAAACGGAGTAAATACTGCTTTTTCTGCTGCTTTTACCTTGCGTTTGATGACTGCCGCCGGTTTTGGTTTAGATCACCCTGTATTAAAAATAAGC
This is a stretch of genomic DNA from Elusimicrobiaceae bacterium. It encodes these proteins:
- the rpmH gene encoding 50S ribosomal protein L34; this encodes MLPTYRPNKAKRAKHIGFRARMATAGGRKVLSARRAKGRHELIRA
- the yidD gene encoding membrane protein insertion efficiency factor YidD — protein: MNKISLMGKNLLLFLLSVFMLLVRPLLGPRGVCRFTPTCSQYAKEAITKHGVFKGVWLSLIRVLKCHPFHPGGYDPVP
- the recO gene encoding DNA repair protein RecO; the encoded protein is MIFTDSGIVLFRQDFREADRVIALYTLEHGRINLRLPGVNRAKGKLKAFSEPFTCATYRIYTKRANVMGTVTGGKLEHIFPSIRTDLKRQTLALHFCELMMRLTPMHQPSAEKYRLLLQALTELELNGVNTAFSAAFTLRLMTAAGFGLDHPVLKISKEFWEKMHFESFSALNFQEPEDLLSLSKCNEVCRRFLNQYLTFPLQTLKPFALSEEEYFEKSEQSPALDLKAAEVIA
- the rnpA gene encoding ribonuclease P protein component, whose amino-acid sequence is MSSQGFPRGCRLHLKNDFKSTIHDGKRIQGPGLVLWWKPAPLGTEQRRLGLVVSRKLGHAVVRNRVKRLLREAFRLNRERLSGGVYYIFSPRNSETLATLNMAEKALLAVCQRAGLLQAQQTIQSYGAQNE